One window of Amaranthus tricolor cultivar Red isolate AtriRed21 chromosome 13, ASM2621246v1, whole genome shotgun sequence genomic DNA carries:
- the LOC130798883 gene encoding outer envelope pore protein 37, chloroplastic-like yields MATQSKPHAQTDSLILFSDPSSFQPQPPAPPPPPSTDNPSTAPQTTSFGLFSFQKRPPLRVTTEFDSDSSIFFHKISSKLFNGFAKLKLSFQNNPKGEIADPQVAIITKHLAFHYDIEEQNALVKGFLDVGPNLKLKAFHDVKVSLSLVFSVYILFWNVIKLNYSLNCLLFRKYIDFDFG; encoded by the coding sequence ATGGCGACACAATCTAAACCTCACGCTCAAACAGATTCTCTAATCCTCTTCTCTGATCCTTCTTCTTTCCAACCTCAACCACCTGCACCTCCTCCTCCACCGTCTACAGATAATCCTTCAACTGCTCCACAAACGACGTCATTTGGACTATTTTCTTTCCAGAAAAGGCCGCCTTTGAGAGTTACTACTGAGTTTGACAGTGACAGTTCAATATTCTTCCACAAAATTTCATCGAAACTTTTCAATGGCTTCGCTAAGCTTAAATTATCTTTCCAGAATAATCCAAAAGGAGAAATTGCTGATCCTCAGGTCGCCATTATTACCAAACATCTTGCTTTTCATTATGACATTGAGGAGCAGAATGCTCTGGTCAAAGGTTTTCTTGATGTTGGTCCTAATCTTAAACTCAAAGCTTTCCATGATGTCAAGGTCTCCCTCTCTTTAGTCTTTTCTGTTTACATTTTGTTTTGGAATGTGATAAAGTTAAATTATAGCCTCAATTGTTTACTTTTTAGGAAATATATCGATTTTGATTTCGGATAA